The Streptococcus oralis Uo5 genome includes a window with the following:
- the gtfA gene encoding accessory Sec system glycosyltransferase GtfA, which produces MTIYNINLGIGWASSGVEYAQAYRAGIFRSLDLASKFIFTDLILADNIQHLTANIGFADDQVIWLYNHFTDIKLAPTSVTVDEVLASFGGLESHREQDGKVLRVYFSDEDKFVTCYLVDSAKNLVQHAEYVFGGNLIRKDYFSYTRYCTEYFAPKDQVARLYQRSFFNEDGSTAYDILLTEGQEEVYRFKDRILYGKPALMRYFMQSLNLSKSDLVILDRETGIGQAVFEEVQKAHLAVVVHAEHYSENASNEDYLLWNNYYEYQFTNADKVDCFIVSTDRQKEVLEGQFAQYSQHRPRIVTIPVGSIDQLTEPARERKPFSLITASRLAKEKHIDWLVKAVIQAHQVLPELTFDIYGSGGEESLLREIITAHQAENYIQLKGHADLSQIYPQYEVYLTASTSEGFGLTLMEAVGSGLPLIGFDVPYGNQTFIQDGQNGYLIPSSDDHVEMEIKRAFAEKICQLYQENHLPDMRTASYDLARGFLTNQVRDKWKKTIEEVLHDSTI; this is translated from the coding sequence ATGACAATTTACAATATAAATCTAGGAATCGGTTGGGCGAGTAGTGGTGTCGAATATGCCCAGGCCTACCGAGCAGGGATTTTTAGAAGTTTAGACCTAGCATCTAAGTTTATCTTTACCGACTTGATTTTAGCAGACAATATCCAGCATTTAACGGCCAATATCGGCTTTGCGGATGATCAGGTAATCTGGCTTTACAATCATTTTACAGATATCAAGCTAGCACCGACCAGTGTTACAGTTGATGAGGTCTTGGCCTCTTTTGGTGGCCTAGAGAGTCATAGGGAGCAAGATGGCAAAGTCTTGCGCGTCTACTTTTCAGACGAGGACAAGTTTGTGACCTGCTACTTGGTAGACTCGGCTAAGAATCTAGTACAGCATGCAGAGTATGTGTTTGGTGGTAACTTGATTCGCAAGGATTATTTCTCCTACACGCGTTACTGTACAGAATATTTCGCGCCCAAAGACCAAGTGGCTAGGCTTTATCAACGAAGCTTTTTCAATGAAGATGGCAGCACTGCTTACGATATCTTGCTGACTGAAGGACAGGAAGAGGTCTATCGATTTAAAGACCGGATTCTGTACGGAAAGCCAGCCCTTATGCGCTATTTTATGCAAAGTTTGAACTTGAGCAAGTCTGATTTGGTCATCTTGGATAGGGAGACAGGGATTGGTCAGGCTGTTTTTGAAGAAGTACAAAAGGCCCATCTAGCAGTTGTCGTTCATGCAGAGCACTATAGTGAGAATGCTAGCAACGAAGACTATCTCCTTTGGAACAACTACTATGAGTATCAATTTACAAACGCGGACAAGGTCGATTGTTTTATCGTATCCACGGATCGGCAGAAGGAAGTTCTCGAAGGTCAATTTGCCCAATACAGTCAGCATCGTCCACGAATCGTCACGATTCCAGTTGGGAGCATAGATCAGCTGACCGAGCCTGCTAGGGAACGCAAACCCTTTTCTCTCATTACCGCTTCGCGTCTGGCCAAGGAAAAACACATCGACTGGCTAGTCAAGGCGGTTATCCAAGCGCATCAAGTCCTTCCAGAGCTTACCTTTGATATTTATGGCAGTGGGGGTGAGGAATCCCTTTTAAGGGAAATCATCACGGCTCACCAAGCGGAGAACTACATCCAGCTCAAGGGACATGCAGACCTATCTCAGATCTATCCCCAGTATGAAGTCTATTTGACGGCTTCAACTAGCGAAGGGTTTGGTCTGACCTTGATGGAGGCAGTGGGTTCAGGATTGCCTTTGATTGGTTTTGATGTGCCTTATGGCAACCAAACCTTTATCCAGGACGGTCAAAATGGCTACTTGATTCCAAGTTCAGACGACCATGTTGAAATGGAAATTAAAAGGGCCTTTGCAGAAAAGATCTGCCAGCTTTATCAGGAAAATCATTTGCCAGATATGCGAACAGCATCTTATGACCTAGCTAGAGGATTTTTAACAAATCAGGTGAGGGACAAGTGGAAGAAAACGATAGAGGAGGTCCTGCATGATTCAACTATTTGA